A genomic segment from Paenibacillus sp. FSL K6-1096 encodes:
- a CDS encoding DUF4179 domain-containing protein: MEQYPGRTRHPEMDAIEQNIRESVKPDLELSTIIMNKIGENEMSRVHRIRAAKTTPGILKKTAVAAAVAGVLSAGILGAGFVSPVMADTLKKIPGIGVLYQGTSPQSVELAMSQGILSQPGLSVTHDGVTLKLTDLLYDGTRLSFQLEHEGGLDLSGETSMGQLIEHPVVLADGQKIKFTSGGFGDIPYQDNAYRGELTGDLNLPDAFTLTIQVKVKNVNETFEFTAPVKIMDNAVVATPNITKTEGSFSYTVEQLKVTPVSTRLVLSSQGEVPQSPEQSGDYHASMMYYELVDDQGNSIDPNQYGFFSSRPKTEYHLNELYPPFADTPKTITIKPYTLTVKNDDFSIVGQKHDSIGNFLPGRENLGKRTYLKNLETTITLQP; the protein is encoded by the coding sequence ATGGAACAATATCCGGGGCGAACAAGACATCCTGAAATGGATGCCATTGAACAGAATATCCGGGAGTCCGTCAAGCCGGACCTGGAGTTGAGCACGATCATTATGAACAAGATTGGAGAGAATGAAATGAGCAGAGTCCATAGAATAAGAGCGGCTAAGACCACGCCAGGGATACTCAAGAAAACAGCGGTTGCCGCAGCGGTCGCCGGAGTGCTGAGTGCAGGCATTCTGGGTGCAGGCTTCGTGTCGCCCGTCATGGCTGATACACTGAAGAAAATTCCGGGGATCGGCGTCCTGTATCAGGGGACAAGCCCGCAGTCCGTGGAGCTGGCGATGAGCCAGGGGATCTTATCCCAGCCCGGATTGAGCGTCACCCATGACGGGGTTACTCTGAAGCTGACAGATCTGCTCTATGACGGGACGCGGCTAAGCTTCCAGCTGGAGCATGAGGGCGGACTGGATCTGTCCGGCGAAACTTCTATGGGGCAGTTGATTGAGCACCCGGTCGTTTTGGCTGACGGGCAGAAGATTAAGTTCACTTCGGGAGGATTCGGCGATATTCCTTATCAGGATAATGCCTATCGCGGAGAGCTGACTGGTGATCTGAATCTGCCGGATGCGTTCACGCTGACGATTCAAGTCAAGGTCAAGAATGTAAATGAAACCTTTGAATTCACGGCTCCGGTTAAAATAATGGATAACGCCGTGGTAGCCACTCCGAATATCACCAAAACGGAAGGCTCCTTCAGCTACACGGTCGAGCAATTGAAGGTGACGCCGGTATCCACCCGCCTTGTGCTGAGCAGCCAGGGTGAGGTGCCGCAATCTCCAGAGCAATCCGGCGACTATCATGCCAGCATGATGTACTATGAGCTTGTAGATGACCAGGGGAATTCGATTGACCCGAATCAATACGGATTCTTCAGCAGCAGACCGAAGACAGAATATCATCTGAATGAGCTGTATCCTCCGTTTGCTGACACGCCGAAGACCATCACCATCAAGCCGTATACATTAACGGTGAAGAACGATGACTTCAGCATTGTCGGGCAGAAGCACGACAGTATAGGCAACTTCCTGCCGGGACGCGAGAATCTGGGCAAACGCACGTACCTGAAGAATCTGGAGACTACGATTACCCTCCAGCCTTAA
- a CDS encoding UvrD-helicase domain-containing protein gives MNKLAFHNIPLGATGETIPQAKVAPARTSRDTVKPEDRDAAYFRRLEEGGILLNPPQIAAVRHHLGPLLTLAGAGSGKTSVLICRTGYLLSVRGIAPGRLLLLTFSSRAAAEMRERIALLPGVNEGDAARLAARTFHSFFLYFLRRQGLRQEIFHETRRQHILLKQIMRELGLPKDAYPPENLLMVLSGWKMNLGLPWQLPETTEAEKEMKAILLRYEQWKSDHAKIDFDDVLLLAYQMLRERPDLLHELQQQYHYVMVDEFQDTNLLQYELVKMIARPQDNLMVVGDDDQTIYSFNGARSEFILEFDKLYPQAKVITLDINYRSGPAIIGLGNGIIRHNSRRRAKTLLAARSSGIPPRYLRPQTADEEAAQIVEYIEHEIGRGAREYRDFALLYRATSSNRAILELLLLHDIPYIDYGEGQLLYEHWLISPVLDHLRLSVNRRNFAAMENILPTLYLNRDKGMEHIRRMEAAQAKQGPLIHLLSLPGIEEFQAAKLRERLDLIRSLRELVPVQAIRQIRTQFYDYFIEGSERHQATLHRETLKEMLDELESSAERFATIPQFLEFIDNVTERNELNRQPGLKEQGNRIALMTIHKSKGLEFPVVFLIGASEGILPHSSALEHDRLKERKPARASVTVVNPAAARAAAEAGMALLEEERRLAYVAVTRAREELFISSPARHRGKKAEVSRFMLSAFRAAARPQAAGSAGAAATVRTAAARSGHGAGPDAGRRPGSPAGRTHIVPVWTCTGKACPGWTRRKADGDGAGASPAAKRCPLCSSPMERGTREVPV, from the coding sequence ATGAACAAGCTTGCATTTCATAATATTCCGCTTGGAGCGACCGGCGAGACCATCCCGCAGGCCAAGGTGGCCCCGGCCCGGACGAGCCGGGACACAGTGAAGCCGGAGGACCGCGATGCGGCCTACTTCCGCAGGCTGGAGGAGGGCGGCATCCTGCTGAATCCGCCGCAGATTGCAGCGGTGCGGCATCATCTCGGGCCGCTGCTGACGCTGGCTGGCGCAGGCTCCGGCAAAACCTCGGTGCTGATCTGCAGAACCGGGTATTTGCTGTCTGTACGGGGCATAGCCCCTGGCCGCCTGCTGCTGTTGACCTTCTCTAGCAGGGCTGCGGCCGAGATGCGCGAGCGGATCGCCCTGCTGCCCGGCGTAAACGAGGGGGATGCCGCGCGCCTTGCGGCACGGACCTTCCACTCGTTCTTTCTGTATTTCCTGCGGCGGCAGGGGCTGCGGCAGGAGATTTTCCACGAGACCCGCCGCCAGCATATTCTGCTGAAGCAGATTATGCGCGAGCTGGGGCTGCCGAAGGATGCTTATCCTCCCGAGAATCTGCTGATGGTGCTCTCCGGCTGGAAGATGAACCTGGGCCTGCCCTGGCAGCTGCCGGAGACTACGGAGGCGGAGAAGGAGATGAAGGCGATCCTGCTCCGCTACGAGCAATGGAAGAGCGATCACGCCAAAATCGACTTCGACGATGTGCTCCTGCTCGCCTACCAGATGCTCCGGGAGCGGCCGGATCTGCTGCATGAGCTGCAGCAGCAGTATCACTATGTCATGGTCGATGAGTTCCAGGATACGAACCTGCTGCAATATGAGCTGGTGAAGATGATCGCCCGCCCGCAGGACAATCTTATGGTGGTCGGCGACGATGACCAGACGATCTACTCCTTCAACGGTGCGCGCAGCGAATTCATTCTGGAGTTCGACAAGTTGTATCCGCAGGCTAAGGTGATTACCCTGGATATCAATTACCGCTCCGGCCCGGCGATTATCGGCCTCGGCAACGGCATTATCCGCCATAACTCGCGGCGCCGGGCCAAGACGCTCCTCGCCGCCCGGAGCAGCGGCATCCCGCCCCGGTATCTGCGCCCGCAGACCGCAGATGAGGAAGCTGCACAGATTGTAGAGTATATCGAACACGAGATTGGGCGGGGGGCCAGGGAATACCGCGATTTCGCCCTGCTGTACCGCGCAACAAGCAGCAACCGGGCGATCCTGGAGCTGCTGCTGCTGCACGATATTCCATATATTGATTATGGGGAAGGCCAGTTGCTCTACGAGCATTGGCTGATCTCCCCGGTGCTGGATCACTTACGCCTGTCTGTTAACCGCCGCAACTTCGCCGCGATGGAGAATATTCTGCCGACCCTGTACCTGAACCGGGACAAGGGAATGGAGCATATCCGGCGCATGGAGGCGGCGCAGGCGAAGCAGGGCCCGCTGATTCATCTGTTATCCCTGCCGGGCATCGAGGAGTTCCAGGCGGCCAAGCTGCGCGAGCGGCTGGACCTGATCCGCAGCCTGCGCGAGCTGGTGCCGGTGCAGGCGATCCGCCAGATCCGTACTCAGTTCTATGATTATTTCATAGAAGGAAGCGAACGCCACCAGGCCACGCTGCACCGCGAGACGCTGAAGGAGATGCTCGATGAGCTGGAGTCTTCGGCAGAGCGGTTCGCGACCATTCCGCAGTTCCTCGAATTCATTGACAATGTGACGGAGCGCAATGAGCTGAACCGGCAGCCGGGCCTCAAGGAGCAGGGAAACCGGATTGCGCTCATGACCATCCATAAGTCCAAAGGGCTGGAGTTCCCCGTGGTCTTCCTGATCGGGGCTTCGGAGGGAATTCTGCCGCACAGCTCCGCACTGGAGCATGACCGGCTGAAGGAGCGCAAGCCGGCCAGAGCCTCGGTAACGGTGGTTAACCCGGCCGCCGCCAGAGCCGCCGCCGAAGCAGGCATGGCGCTGCTGGAGGAGGAGCGCAGGCTGGCCTATGTCGCCGTTACCCGCGCGCGCGAGGAGCTGTTCATCAGCTCGCCGGCCAGGCACAGGGGCAAGAAAGCGGAGGTATCCCGCTTCATGCTCTCTGCCTTCCGTGCGGCGGCCCGCCCGCAGGCAGCGGGGTCGGCTGGGGCCGCCGCAACGGTCCGGACCGCTGCGGCGCGCAGCGGCCATGGGGCTGGCCCGGATGCGGGCCGGCGTCCGGGTTCTCCCGCCGGGAGAACCCACATCGTCCCGGTCTGGACCTGCACCGGCAAGGCCTGTCCAGGCTGGACGCGGAGGAAGGCGGACGGGGATGGGGCTGGTGCAAGCCCGGCCGCCAAGCGCTGCCCGCTGTGCAGCTCCCCCATGGAGCGGGGCACCCGGGAGGTCCCGGTGTAG
- a CDS encoding ABC transporter ATP-binding protein, whose amino-acid sequence MSVVATPTVRQHAIHMEQLNKSYGEPAAGDVHYIIKDVNLVIKGGEFFVLLGPSGCGKSTLLNMIAGFVSKSGGRLRVDNLEVNKPGRERAVVFQQADSSLFPWLTVRENVEFGLRMKKVPKAERRSISGRYIQLVGLNGHEDKFPKALSGGMKQRVQLARVLANDPAILLMDEPFGALDAMTRRTMQKELVQIWRETHKTVIFVTHDIQEALLLGERIGIMSAGPASNITDVYDNVLPYPRDVASPEFYSLYNRIQSHFEE is encoded by the coding sequence ATGTCTGTAGTTGCTACACCAACGGTAAGGCAGCATGCCATTCATATGGAGCAGCTGAATAAGAGCTATGGCGAGCCGGCGGCCGGGGACGTTCACTACATTATCAAGGATGTGAATCTGGTGATCAAGGGCGGGGAGTTCTTCGTCCTGCTCGGCCCGAGCGGCTGCGGCAAGTCCACACTGCTGAATATGATCGCCGGGTTCGTCTCCAAATCGGGCGGCCGCCTCCGGGTGGATAATCTTGAGGTGAATAAGCCGGGCCGGGAGCGGGCGGTGGTGTTCCAGCAGGCCGATTCCTCGCTGTTCCCCTGGCTGACGGTGCGGGAGAATGTGGAGTTCGGACTGCGGATGAAGAAGGTGCCCAAGGCAGAGCGCCGCAGCATATCCGGCCGGTATATCCAGCTCGTCGGACTGAACGGGCATGAGGACAAATTCCCGAAGGCGCTGTCGGGCGGGATGAAGCAGCGGGTACAGCTGGCCCGGGTGCTGGCGAATGATCCGGCGATTCTGCTGATGGATGAGCCGTTTGGCGCGCTGGATGCCATGACCCGGCGGACGATGCAGAAGGAGCTGGTGCAGATCTGGCGGGAGACCCACAAGACAGTGATCTTCGTAACCCATGATATTCAGGAGGCGCTGCTGCTGGGCGAACGCATCGGCATTATGTCGGCAGGGCCTGCCTCCAATATCACCGATGTCTACGATAATGTGCTGCCTTATCCGCGCGATGTGGCTTCACCTGAATTCTACTCGCTGTATAACCGGATTCAGAGCCATTTTGAAGAATAG
- a CDS encoding RNA polymerase sigma factor, with the protein MQSTVPGETDDRNSRIENAVAAVKAGDKQSYEIIIKQFQRQIYTYCFYILKNHTETEDAVQDIFIRAYANLHRYGSSTSFSAWLYKIAYHHLINLKKKQSRWLRLVEHFKESQQQQQLQVLPAESVTSELLTYLTAEERHILLLKAVEQYTFDEISGIMGLKASTVRKKYERLRRKLLERVSHKEGARMHGTISGANKTS; encoded by the coding sequence GTGCAATCGACCGTCCCCGGGGAAACGGACGACAGAAACTCCAGGATTGAGAATGCAGTAGCGGCTGTGAAGGCAGGAGACAAGCAGTCCTACGAGATCATTATCAAGCAGTTTCAACGTCAGATTTATACCTACTGCTTCTATATTCTAAAGAACCATACCGAAACCGAAGATGCTGTCCAGGATATCTTCATCCGTGCTTATGCGAACCTTCACCGTTATGGCAGCAGCACTTCCTTCTCAGCCTGGCTGTACAAGATCGCATACCACCATCTGATCAATCTGAAAAAGAAGCAAAGCCGCTGGCTCCGGTTAGTCGAGCATTTCAAAGAGAGCCAGCAGCAGCAGCAACTACAGGTACTGCCAGCCGAATCTGTAACCTCAGAGCTGCTGACCTATCTGACCGCTGAAGAACGCCATATCCTGCTTCTAAAAGCGGTGGAGCAATATACCTTTGACGAGATCAGCGGGATCATGGGGCTTAAGGCCTCTACAGTCCGCAAGAAATATGAACGGCTGCGCAGAAAGCTGCTGGAGCGCGTAAGCCATAAAGAAGGAGCGAGGATGCATGGAACAATATCCGGGGCGAACAAGACATCCTGA
- a CDS encoding aryl-sulfate sulfotransferase: MGHSTIYPTGATVYNPSKAWSGYTVFQAGDEGVVLIDMNGKEVHLWQGLIGFPAKILPGGYVLGSTGRRDPKFGIQDNVDLVQVDWDGNVVWRYNGYEHIEDPGVEPLWYARQHHDYQREGNPAGYYAPGLEPSVNSGTTLILAHKNLYNKEISDKQLLDDTIIEVDWEGNVLWEWAASDHFAELGFDQAARNVLFRDPNSRSFGDLGGGVGDWLHINSASYVGPNRFYDQGDERFHPDNIIWDAREANIIAITDKRSGAVVWRLGPDYSLPEVKHIGWIIGQHHAHIIPKGLPGEGNLLVFDNGGWAGYGLPNPASPFGQKNALRDHSRVLEINPVTLAIEWQYTPAEAGFSVPTDSYKFYSPYISSAQRLPNGNTLITEGSNGRLFEVTAAHELVWEYISPYRDRRNTNMVYRSYRVPYAWVPQLAEPQELAIEPLDVSSFRVPGAAPKGTDSVVRVATTLPFTEGAACVATTDEGGVPR, from the coding sequence ATGGGACATTCCACTATATATCCAACAGGGGCAACCGTATATAACCCAAGCAAGGCATGGAGCGGCTACACCGTATTCCAGGCAGGCGACGAAGGCGTAGTGCTGATTGATATGAACGGCAAGGAAGTGCATCTATGGCAGGGCCTGATCGGCTTCCCGGCCAAAATCCTCCCCGGAGGCTACGTCCTGGGCAGCACAGGCAGAAGAGATCCCAAATTCGGCATTCAGGATAATGTGGATCTGGTGCAGGTAGATTGGGACGGCAATGTAGTCTGGAGATACAACGGGTATGAGCATATCGAGGACCCGGGAGTGGAGCCGCTGTGGTATGCGCGCCAGCATCATGATTACCAGCGGGAGGGCAATCCTGCCGGATACTATGCTCCCGGGCTGGAACCTTCGGTTAACAGCGGGACAACGCTGATTCTGGCCCACAAGAATCTGTACAATAAGGAGATTTCCGACAAGCAGCTGCTGGATGACACGATTATTGAAGTGGACTGGGAGGGCAATGTGCTCTGGGAGTGGGCCGCCAGCGACCATTTTGCCGAGCTGGGGTTCGACCAGGCAGCGCGCAATGTGCTGTTCCGCGATCCCAATAGCCGCTCCTTCGGCGATCTGGGCGGCGGTGTAGGCGACTGGCTGCATATCAATTCCGCTTCGTATGTAGGACCGAACCGGTTCTATGACCAGGGAGACGAGCGCTTCCACCCGGACAACATCATCTGGGATGCCCGTGAGGCGAATATTATCGCGATCACCGACAAGCGCAGCGGGGCTGTCGTCTGGCGGCTCGGCCCGGATTATTCCCTGCCAGAGGTGAAGCATATCGGCTGGATTATCGGCCAGCATCACGCTCATATTATTCCGAAGGGCCTGCCGGGCGAAGGCAATCTGCTGGTGTTCGATAACGGCGGCTGGGCCGGCTATGGTCTGCCGAATCCGGCTTCGCCCTTCGGCCAGAAGAATGCGCTGCGCGACCACTCGCGCGTGCTGGAGATTAACCCGGTAACGCTTGCGATAGAGTGGCAGTATACCCCGGCAGAGGCCGGCTTCTCCGTCCCGACCGATTCCTATAAGTTCTACAGCCCGTACATCAGCTCGGCGCAGCGGCTTCCGAACGGCAACACACTGATTACCGAAGGCTCCAACGGGCGGCTGTTCGAGGTGACGGCAGCACATGAGCTGGTCTGGGAATATATCTCCCCGTACAGGGACCGCCGCAATACGAATATGGTCTACCGTTCGTACCGTGTGCCATATGCCTGGGTGCCGCAGCTGGCGGAGCCGCAGGAGCTTGCCATCGAACCGCTCGATGTCTCCAGCTTCAGGGTGCCGGGCGCCGCGCCGAAGGGAACGGATTCGGTCGTGCGGGTGGCGACAACCCTTCCTTTTACAGAGGGGGCGGCTTGTGTAGCTACTACGGATGAAGGAGGTGTACCCCGTTGA
- a CDS encoding ABC transporter substrate-binding protein, which produces MTRSWYSSALLLLSLSLLLVLAGCSSKGDAAASAGGGSGAQKALKIRIADINTNPTFRVALSKGIFQSHGIDAEIINFGTPAEGVNALFIKQVDVAFGADFPVLNAVAKGDYSIIASAGQATDQAAAVWKLYARDEIRSAADLKGKNLSFLRGTFLPYLWDEYLKEQGIALSDVKLTGQGAFDEAFIALKQGDVDAAWFSGSALTDKLAALEGVHELTDMSKTPVRLGMGIVAADAYVQDHAEGIGAFLAAVDEASAYVQAHPQEVAELMFKEVKQPKEATLKDLPTNPWKVGFTQAAYDSLAGQKKYMVDTGIIAQDFDLNSKLRLEPLKQALPDKVTYSK; this is translated from the coding sequence TTGACCAGATCATGGTACAGCTCAGCCCTCCTGCTCTTATCCTTATCTCTCTTGCTGGTACTCGCCGGCTGCAGCTCCAAGGGGGACGCAGCAGCATCTGCCGGAGGCGGCAGCGGTGCACAGAAGGCCTTGAAGATCAGGATTGCTGATATCAACACGAATCCGACCTTCCGCGTAGCGCTTAGTAAGGGCATCTTCCAGAGCCACGGCATCGATGCCGAGATCATCAACTTCGGGACTCCGGCGGAGGGCGTCAATGCGCTGTTCATCAAGCAGGTGGATGTGGCCTTCGGTGCGGACTTTCCGGTGCTGAACGCCGTTGCCAAGGGCGACTATTCGATTATTGCTTCGGCTGGCCAGGCCACTGATCAGGCTGCGGCCGTATGGAAGCTGTACGCCAGGGACGAGATCCGGTCGGCGGCTGATTTGAAGGGCAAGAATCTGAGCTTCCTGCGCGGCACCTTCCTGCCGTATCTGTGGGACGAATATCTGAAGGAGCAGGGCATCGCGCTGAGCGATGTGAAGCTTACCGGACAGGGAGCGTTCGATGAAGCCTTCATTGCCCTGAAGCAGGGAGATGTCGATGCCGCCTGGTTCAGCGGTTCGGCCCTGACCGATAAGCTGGCAGCGCTGGAGGGCGTGCATGAGCTGACCGATATGTCCAAGACTCCGGTCCGCCTGGGTATGGGAATTGTTGCTGCGGATGCTTATGTACAGGACCATGCCGAAGGCATTGGGGCCTTCCTGGCAGCGGTGGATGAAGCCTCGGCCTATGTGCAGGCACACCCGCAGGAAGTGGCGGAGCTGATGTTCAAGGAAGTGAAGCAGCCGAAGGAAGCGACGCTGAAGGACCTGCCAACCAATCCGTGGAAGGTGGGCTTCACCCAGGCTGCCTATGACAGTCTTGCCGGACAGAAGAAGTATATGGTGGATACAGGGATTATCGCGCAGGACTTTGACCTGAACAGCAAGCTCAGGCTGGAGCCGCTGAAGCAGGCGCTGCCGGATAAAGTGACGTACAGCAAATAA
- a CDS encoding Cof-type HAD-IIB family hydrolase: protein MLIALDMDGTLLNGQGEISPENKEAILHAQSLGHTVIIATGRAYMDAERQLRLAGLECPVVSLNGAVVTLHDRTVAASTPLNKEDIIPALRWMNGIDDLYYEVYTQDNVYVELDKRVQLEKKLTSLKEDEVPEEYRWLVKAMIEQQFRQAAVTYVESMEEIWSDGEQLIYKTLVFSLNRERLKEASTRFAAIPGLIITASHISNIEINHEEANKGAGVQKLADHYGIPAGQVAVMGDSYNDLPMFEMAGYKIAMENAAQVLKEAADFVTLSNTQHGVAAGIQHLLNLQSNG, encoded by the coding sequence ATGCTGATTGCACTGGATATGGACGGAACACTGCTGAACGGGCAGGGGGAGATCAGTCCCGAGAACAAAGAGGCTATCCTTCACGCACAGAGCCTTGGACATACCGTTATCATTGCTACCGGGCGCGCTTATATGGATGCGGAGCGCCAGCTGCGGCTGGCCGGTCTGGAGTGTCCTGTGGTGAGTCTGAATGGTGCCGTTGTTACGCTGCATGACCGCACTGTAGCCGCAAGCACACCGCTGAACAAAGAGGATATTATTCCGGCCCTCCGCTGGATGAACGGCATTGACGACTTATATTATGAGGTGTACACCCAGGATAACGTGTATGTAGAGCTGGATAAGCGGGTACAACTGGAGAAGAAGCTGACTTCGCTCAAAGAGGATGAGGTGCCTGAGGAATACCGCTGGCTGGTGAAGGCCATGATTGAACAGCAGTTCCGGCAAGCGGCGGTAACCTATGTGGAGAGTATGGAGGAAATCTGGAGCGACGGGGAGCAGTTAATCTACAAGACACTGGTCTTCTCCCTGAACCGTGAACGGCTGAAGGAAGCCTCCACCCGCTTCGCCGCGATTCCCGGCCTGATCATTACCGCATCGCATATCAGCAATATCGAGATTAACCATGAAGAAGCGAACAAAGGCGCCGGGGTACAAAAGCTCGCTGACCACTACGGCATTCCTGCCGGACAGGTGGCGGTGATGGGAGACAGCTACAACGATCTGCCGATGTTCGAGATGGCGGGGTACAAGATTGCTATGGAGAATGCAGCCCAGGTGCTGAAGGAGGCGGCCGACTTCGTTACATTAAGCAACACACAGCATGGTGTAGCGGCAGGAATACAGCATCTGCTGAATCTTCAGAGCAACGGGTAA
- a CDS encoding ABC transporter permease — translation MAWVEKKWVSVSLLWLTLLGIWQLGAWLYGPDVIPGPWATLKGGRELVEDGTLVHYIGVSLYRVLIGWVLGSLLAVPAGLIIGKVHVIRLFAEPFLNFIRFIPPIAFITLFLVWFGIGEQSKIALIMYATFFIVVLNTLTGVLSVEEDKIRSARSMGAGEWQILLHVIVPATVPYIFTGVRLAMGTSYMAIIGAEMIASNEGVGYLIWNSRLFFRTDWIFVGLISLGFMGFFTDRAFGWFGRRVLYRYGVVSAGAGRR, via the coding sequence ATGGCATGGGTTGAGAAAAAGTGGGTATCCGTATCGCTGCTATGGCTTACGCTACTGGGCATCTGGCAGCTTGGCGCCTGGCTCTATGGTCCGGATGTTATTCCCGGTCCGTGGGCCACGCTGAAGGGCGGGCGGGAGCTGGTGGAGGACGGGACGCTGGTGCATTATATCGGGGTCAGCCTGTACCGCGTGCTGATCGGCTGGGTGCTGGGCAGCCTGCTGGCGGTTCCGGCCGGGCTGATCATCGGCAAAGTGCATGTCATCCGCCTGTTCGCCGAGCCGTTCCTGAATTTCATCCGCTTCATTCCGCCGATAGCCTTCATTACGCTCTTCCTGGTCTGGTTCGGCATCGGGGAGCAGTCGAAGATCGCGCTGATTATGTATGCCACCTTCTTCATCGTGGTGCTGAACACCCTGACCGGGGTCCTGTCGGTGGAGGAGGATAAAATCCGCTCTGCGCGCAGCATGGGGGCAGGGGAATGGCAAATTCTGCTGCATGTGATTGTGCCTGCTACGGTTCCGTATATTTTCACCGGTGTGCGGCTGGCGATGGGGACCTCCTACATGGCGATTATCGGCGCAGAGATGATTGCCTCGAACGAAGGGGTGGGGTATCTGATCTGGAATTCGCGGCTGTTCTTCCGGACCGACTGGATCTTCGTTGGGCTGATCAGCCTCGGGTTCATGGGCTTCTTCACAGACCGTGCCTTCGGCTGGTTCGGCCGGAGGGTGCTCTACCGGTATGGTGTGGTCAGTGCAGGGGCGGGACGGAGATGA